A single region of the Lotus japonicus ecotype B-129 chromosome 4, LjGifu_v1.2 genome encodes:
- the LOC130711549 gene encoding uncharacterized protein LOC130711549: MANAWKRDKPTRFLSPKFLFLLLTSTLLLLIFFFVFLTPTPSNPNPSFLTINTHLFSTAIPPFDCMKSPQAHPVVASVVEGVRYPFLFSLSDFGNLPDKPHKNIVRILKGKPFRKPDISVTVQEVLEKAKSEGRDGFVVDVGANVGMASFAAAAMGFRVVAFEPVFENLQKICEGIYFNRVADLVTLFEAAASDRLGNITVHKLVGRLDNSAVSATGAKLAFKSNEEIAFQVRTVPLDEVIPESERVLLLKIDVQGWEYHVLKGASKLLSRKGSQAPYLIYEEDERLLQASNSSAKEIRDFLRSVGYHDCTQHGTDAHCTKKD, encoded by the exons ATGGCGAATGCCTGGAAAAGAGATAAACCCACAAGATTCCTCTCCCCAAAGTTTCTATTTTTACTCTTGACTTCCACTCTTCTCttactcatcttcttcttcgtctTCCTCACCCCAACCCCCTCAAACCCTAACCCTAGCTTCCTCACCATCAACACCCACCTCTTCTCCACCGCAATTCCCCCTTTCGATTGCATGAAATCCCCTCAAGCCCACCCCGTCGTCGCCAGCGTCGTCGAAGGCGTTCGGTACCCGTTTCTCTTCTCGCTTTCCGAtttcggaaacctacccgataaGCCGCACAAGAACATCGTGAGGATTCTCAAGGGGAAGCCATTTCGGAAGCCTGATATCTCGGTCACTGTTCAGGAGGTTCTGGAGAAGGCGAAGAGTGAGGGGAGAGATGGGTTTGTGGTGGATGTGGGTGCTAATGTGGGTATGGCGAGCTTCGCCGCGGCGGCTATGGGGTTTCGGGTTGTAGCGTTTGAACCTGTTTTTGAGAATTTGCAGAAGATTTGTGAAGGGATTTACTTTAATAGAGTTGCGGATTTGGTTACTCTCTTTGAGGCTGCTGCATCTGATCGTCTTGGTAACATTACTGTTCACAAG TTGGTTGGTAGGCTGGACAACAGCGCGGTTTCTGCCACAGGTGCAAAGCTGGCATTTAAGTCCAATGAAGAGATCGCTTTTCAAGTAAGAACTGTTCCTCTTGACGAAGTGATTCCTGAATCAGAGCGTGTGCTACTGCTCAAAATAGATGTTCAGGGCTGGGAATATCATGTTCTTAAAGGAGCATCAAAGTTGCTCTCGAGGAAAGGAAGCCAAGCCCCTTATCTCATATATGAAGAAGATGAGCGTTTGTTACAAGCCAGTAATAGCAGTGCAAAAGAGATTCGAGACTTCCTCCGGAGTGTGGGTTATCATGATTGCACCCAACATGGCACGGATGCACATTGCACCAAGAAGGATTGA
- the LOC130710545 gene encoding probable sugar phosphate/phosphate translocator At2g25520 codes for MAVSDGMLKKIILSYTYVAIWIFLSFTVIVYNKYILDRKMYNWPYPISLTMIHMGFCSSLAYLLVRVFKLVEPVSMSRELYLKSVVPIGALYSLSLWFSNSAYIYLSVSFIQMLKALMPVAVYSIGVLFKKESFRNETMANMVSISMGVAVAAYGEAKFDVFGVSLQLLAVAFEATRLVLIQILLNSKGISLNPITSLYYIAPCCLVFLSVPWLIVEYPSLRDNSSFHLDFAVFGTNSVCAFALNLAVFLLVGKTSALTMNVAGVVKDWLLIAFSWSVIKDTVTPVNLIGYGLAFLGVCYYNHSKLQALKANEAQKKAQQADEEAGRLLEQRDGEGTGRKNENQG; via the coding sequence ATGGCGGTCTCCGATGGCATGCTCAAGAAAATCATCCTCTCCTACACCTACGTCGCGATTTGGATCTTCCTCAGCTTCACCGTCATCGTATACAACAAGTACATCCTCGATCGCAAGATGTACAACTGGCCATACCCGATCTCGCTCACCATGATCCACATGGGGTTTTGCTCCTCCCTCGCTTACCTCCTCGTCCGCGTCTTCAAGCTCGTCGAGCCTGTTTCCATGTCGCGCGAGCTTTACCTCAAATCTGTGGTTCCGATCGGCGCGCTCTACTCGCTCTCCCTCTGGTTCTCGAATTCCGCTTACATCTACCTCTCGGTTTCGTTTATTCAGATGCTCAAGGCTCTCATGCCGGTGGCTGTTTACTCGATCGGGGTTTTGTTCAAGAAAGAGAGCTTCAGGAATGAAACCATGGCGAACATGGTTTCAATCTCTATGGGTGTTGCTGTTGCTGCGTATGGTGAGGCCAAGTTTGATGTGTTTGGTGTCAGCCTTCAGCTTCTGGCGGTTGCGTTTGAGGCTACTCGATTGGTCTTGATCCAGATTTTGCTCAATTCTAAGGGGATCTCGTTGAACCCCATTACCTCGCTTTACTACATTGCTCCTTGTTGTTTGGTGTTCTTGTCTGTTCCATGGCTTATTGTGGAGTACCCTTCATTGAGGGATAATTCCAGCTTCCATTTGGATTTTGCCGTTTTCGGGACCAATTCGGTTTGCGCATTTGCTTTGAACCTTGCTGTGTTCTTGCTGGTTGGGAAGACGTCGGCGTTGACAATGAATGTTGCTGGGGTGGTTAAGGATTGGCTCTTGATTGCGTTCTCTTGGTCTGTGATAAAGGACACGGTTACGCCTGTGAATTTGATCGGTTACGGGCTGGCGTTTTTGGGGGTTTGTTACTATAATCATTCGAAATTGCAGGCTCTCAAGGCTAACGAGGCGCAGAAGAAGGCTCAGCAGGCTGATGAAGAGGCTGGAAGGTTGTTGGAACAGAGAGATGGGGAAGGGACCGGAAGGAAGAACGAGAACCAGGGCTGA
- the LOC130711548 gene encoding beta-glucuronosyltransferase GlcAT14B-like — protein METITKHQQQQQQQQKKRKWFLPLIFSLLLSTILILLSIFVSSDSSSLLYLYRSRATPDQPHFVESKLKPSTTSPINSVPRIAYLISGSMGDGETLKRTLKALYHPRNQYAVHLDLEAPPLERLDLANFVKNEPLFAQLGNVRMIVKANLVTYRGPTMVTNTLHAAAVLFKEGGNWDWFINLSASDYPLVTQDDLLHTLSSVPRHLNFIEHTSDIGWKEDQRAKPVIIDPALYSINKSDVFWVTEKRSVPSAYKLFTGSAWMMLSRQFVEYMLWGWDNLPRVVLMYYANFLSSPEGYFHTVICNAEEFRNTTVNHDLHFISWDNPPKQHPHYLTMDNYQGMLDSNAPFARKFGRNEPLLDKIDSEILGRNDHGYVPGKWFTQANPNITKSYSFVRNITELSPGPGAERLKRLINGLLSAENFKNNQCA, from the exons ATGGAAACCATCACCaagcaccaacaacaacaacaacaacaacagaagaAGCGAAAATGGTTCCTCCCCTTAATCTTCTCCCTTCTACTCTCCACCATCCTCATCCTCCTTTCAATCTTCGTCTCCTCCGATTCCTCCTCCCTGCTCTACCTCTACCGCTCACGCGCCACCCCAGACCAACCGCACTTCGTCGAGTCCAAGCTGAAACCCTCCACCACTTCACCCATCAACTCTGTTCCCAGGATCGCCTACTTGATCTCCGGTTCAATGGGTGATGGGGAAACTCTCAAGAGGACGCTTAAGGCCCTTTACCATCCCAGAAACCAGTACGCTGTGCATTTGGACCTGGAGGCTCCTCCTCTTGAGAGATTGGACCTTGCTAACTTTGTCAAGAACGAGCCTCTGTTTGCTCAACTGGGTAATGTTCGGATGATCGTGAAAGCTAACTTGGTTACCTATAGAGGACCTACCATGGTCACCAATACCCTTCACGCTGCTGCTGTTTTGTTCAAGGAAGGTGGAAACTGGGACTGGTTCATCAATCTCAGCGCTTCTGATTATCCATTGGTTACACAAGATG ATCTGCTGCATACGTTATCATCTGTTCCGCGGCACCTTAACTTCATTGAGCACACCAGTGATATTGGATGGAAGGA AGATCAGAGAGCCAAGCCTGTTATAATTGATCCGGCACTTTATAGCATCAATAAATCTGATGTGTTTTGGGTGACAGAGAAAAGAAGTGTTCCCTCAGCATATAAACTGTTCACAG GTTCTGCGTGGATGATGCTCTCTCGCCAATTTGTTGAATATATGTTATGGGGATGGGATAACTTGCCGAGAGTAGTCTTGATGTATTATGCCAACTTCCTATCTTCCCCTGAAGGGTATTTTCACACAGTCATCTGCAATGCCGAGGAGTTTCGTAACACTACTGTGAACCATGACCTCCACTTCATATCATGGGACAACCCTCCAAAGCAACACCCACACTATCTCACAATGGATAACTATCAGGGAATGCTGGACAGCAATGCTCCTTTTGCTCGGAAGTTCGGCAGGAATGAACCCCTCTTGGATAAGATTGACAGTGAAATCCTGGGACGAAATGATCATGGTTACGTACCTGGCAAATGGTTCACTCAAGCAAATCCAAACATCACCAAATCGTATTCTTTTGTAAGGAACATCACGGAACTCAGTCCCGGCCCTGGAGCAGAAAGGCTTAAACGGCTTATCAATGGCTTATTATCAGCTGAAAATTTTAAGAACAACCAGTGTGCTTGA
- the LOC130711550 gene encoding uncharacterized protein LOC130711550 — protein MASTLLSVHTCLLSQRREKIGCLSGFRTSICGGQVVFSPNFSGRQISGSNGNRFVVNSLLGFGKRVKTKSRRETVIPEPDYRIPIVLLGIAGGLVYTDNLVPAVPVGLLGLLLLFQTTRVRFVFDDEALEVKVGDQLEESGENAFVGGKNRWNYSTFVNWEFWWPNFPILVYFKETQTKPEGQIHFFPIIFNGKQLYDIMVERAGPSKNSGPRES, from the exons ATGGCGAGCACTTTGTTGTCTGTTCACACCTGTCTTCTCTCACAAA GGAGGGAAAAGATTGGATGCTTGAGTGGTTTCAGGACTTCAATTTGTGGTGGACAAGTTGTGTTCAGTCCAAATTTCTCTGGGAGACAAATAAGTGGAAGCAATGGAAACCGTTTTGTTGTTAACTCATTG CTTGGATTTGGTAAGAGGGTGAAGACTAAGAGTAGAAGAGAGACTGTGATTCCTGAACCAGATTACAGGATTCCTATTGTGTTACTCG GTATAGCTGGTGGGTTGGTTTACACAGATAATCTAGTGCCTGCAGTACCTGTTGGTCTTCTTGGATTGCTTCTGTTGTTCCAG ACGACTAGAGTGAGATTCGTCTTTGATGATGAGGCTCTG GAGGTAAAGGTAGGTGATCAGCTCGAGGAGTCAGGTGAGAATGCTTTTGTGGGAGGAAAAAACCGGTGGAA TTACTCAACATTTGTTAATTGGGAATTCTGGTGGCCAAACTTCCCTATCTTGGTTTACTTCAAGGAGACACAAACAAAGCCCGAGGGACAGATTCATTTCTTCCCAATAATCTTT AATGGAAAGCAGCTTTATGACATCATGGTGGAAAGAGCCGGCCCTTCAAAAAATAGTGGGCCAAGAGAATCCTAA